A window from Candidatus Wallbacteria bacterium encodes these proteins:
- the pyrH gene encoding UMP kinase: MELKRILLKISGEALGAERGEGISPLFLNQLAQEISEVVKRGIQVGIVVGGGNFWRGACAESSGMDRVVADHIGMLATLMNSLALQETLERYDMSTRVMTAIEVNKVCEPYIRRKALSYLEKGIVCIFACGLGSPYFTTDTAAVLRAIEIKADGILKATKVEGVYDMDPLKFKEAKMYSELTFQEAIDRKLKVMDTTAFTLCQENSLPIVVFNLKKGNILRIISGEKIGSIVRR; this comes from the coding sequence ATGGAACTGAAGCGAATCCTTTTAAAGATCAGCGGAGAAGCGCTGGGAGCAGAAAGAGGGGAGGGAATCTCCCCTCTTTTTTTGAATCAGCTGGCTCAGGAGATTTCGGAAGTTGTGAAGAGGGGCATTCAGGTCGGGATCGTCGTTGGAGGCGGCAATTTCTGGCGTGGAGCATGCGCCGAATCTTCAGGAATGGACCGCGTTGTAGCAGACCATATCGGAATGCTGGCCACACTCATGAATTCCCTGGCTCTGCAGGAAACCCTGGAACGATACGACATGTCAACCAGGGTGATGACTGCGATCGAAGTCAATAAAGTCTGTGAACCCTATATCAGGCGCAAAGCGCTCAGTTACCTTGAAAAAGGGATAGTCTGCATCTTCGCCTGTGGCCTGGGCTCACCGTATTTTACCACCGATACTGCAGCTGTGCTGCGTGCCATCGAAATCAAGGCTGACGGCATTCTCAAAGCCACCAAGGTGGAAGGCGTCTATGACATGGACCCTCTCAAGTTCAAGGAAGCAAAGATGTATTCGGAACTGACCTTCCAGGAAGCAATCGACAGAAAGCTTAAAGTCATGGACACCACCGCGTTCACTCTCTGCCAGGAGAACAGCCTGCCCATAGTGGTGTTCAATCTCAAGAAAGGCAACATTCTCAGGATAATATCCGGTGAAAAAATCGGCAGTATTGTAAGGAGGTAG
- the frr gene encoding ribosome recycling factor translates to MLKGIYHEMEDKSKKTVEAIEKEYMNIRTGRANPALLHQVKVDYYGSPTPINQLAGIGAPEPRLLVVNPYDKGIIKEIEKAITAANLGVTPASDGKTIRVSIPALTEERRKDLVKQVSKKNEEAKVGIRNIRRTYIEKIKDLEKKSEITEDDQKKGTDEIQKLTDKYIAVLESVCENKKKEIMEF, encoded by the coding sequence ATGTTGAAAGGTATCTATCATGAAATGGAAGACAAATCCAAGAAAACAGTGGAAGCAATCGAAAAGGAATATATGAACATCAGGACCGGACGAGCAAATCCGGCGCTCCTGCATCAGGTGAAGGTGGATTATTACGGCAGTCCCACTCCGATCAACCAGCTCGCCGGCATCGGAGCTCCCGAACCGAGACTCTTAGTAGTCAATCCATACGATAAAGGGATAATCAAGGAGATTGAAAAAGCGATCACAGCCGCCAATCTCGGTGTGACTCCGGCTTCAGACGGGAAGACGATCAGAGTGTCGATTCCTGCCCTGACCGAAGAGCGCAGAAAAGACCTGGTGAAGCAGGTTTCCAAGAAGAATGAGGAAGCCAAGGTGGGCATCCGTAACATCAGGCGTACTTATATCGAGAAGATCAAGGACCTGGAAAAAAAATCAGAGATTACTGAAGACGATCAGAAAAAGGGTACCGACGAGATCCAGAAACTGACGGATAAATACATTGCAGTGCTCGAGTCTGTATGCGAAAACAAGAAAAAGGAAATCATGGAATTCTGA
- the tsf gene encoding translation elongation factor Ts, whose translation MGKAIEANAVKELREKTGVGFMDCKKALVESDGDVEKAIEILRKKGIAKAEKRADRAANEGFVGSYIHLDGKIGVMVEINCETDFVARTDEFRALAKDIAMHIAASNPKFVSSDEIPVDVLEKEKEIFRAQLQDNKKPANIIDKIVEGKITKYFEEICLLEQPFVKEPEKKVKDLIFEKVAKVGENIKIGRFTRIQIGNR comes from the coding sequence ATGGGTAAGGCGATCGAAGCCAATGCTGTAAAAGAACTCCGTGAAAAAACCGGTGTCGGTTTCATGGATTGCAAGAAAGCCCTCGTCGAGTCCGATGGAGATGTCGAAAAAGCGATCGAAATATTGAGAAAAAAGGGCATTGCCAAGGCTGAAAAGAGAGCCGACAGGGCCGCCAACGAAGGTTTCGTGGGATCGTATATCCATCTCGACGGAAAGATCGGCGTGATGGTGGAGATCAACTGTGAGACGGATTTTGTGGCACGCACCGATGAATTCAGGGCTCTGGCCAAGGACATTGCGATGCACATCGCAGCCTCCAACCCGAAATTCGTGAGTTCCGACGAAATCCCGGTCGATGTTCTGGAAAAGGAGAAGGAAATTTTCCGGGCCCAGCTCCAGGACAACAAGAAACCGGCCAACATCATCGATAAGATCGTGGAAGGCAAGATCACGAAATATTTCGAGGAAATCTGTCTCCTGGAACAGCCGTTTGTGAAAGAGCCGGAAAAGAAGGTCAAGGACCTGATTTTTGAAAAAGTGGCCAAAGTCGGCGAGAATATTAAAATCGGAAGGTTCACCAGGATCCAGATCGGGAACCGCTGA
- a CDS encoding phosphatidate cytidylyltransferase, whose protein sequence is MKRLLTGLFCAVVFIGIASFLPTGFEWLWAAIFLLALTEGLTVAGLSGIERIYFLFSGFFLLYTAEAVFVNAEIRYLVIIGAILIALNKNDLFPALERLSLGFFLLMYFSLMSCGSELYYRLGAAKFIWLFSFLWCYDIFAFYFGCSFGRHKICPRISPKKSWEGFIAGLSGTFIVEFAVASHFFGTGVFTVSVLAIIASVIGHTGDIFESAWKRRANLKDSSSILPGHGGVWDRIDGAILVLPAFLFVMQYFEI, encoded by the coding sequence ATGAAACGACTGCTCACCGGTCTTTTCTGCGCAGTTGTTTTCATCGGGATAGCCTCTTTCCTCCCGACAGGATTCGAATGGCTCTGGGCTGCAATTTTCCTGCTGGCCCTAACTGAAGGATTGACTGTGGCAGGGCTATCCGGGATCGAAAGAATCTATTTTCTGTTCTCCGGTTTTTTTCTTCTCTACACGGCAGAAGCGGTTTTCGTGAATGCCGAGATCCGCTATCTGGTGATCATCGGTGCCATCCTGATCGCACTCAATAAAAATGACCTTTTTCCAGCCCTGGAGAGGCTCAGCCTGGGTTTCTTCCTGCTGATGTACTTTTCCCTGATGAGTTGCGGAAGCGAATTGTATTACAGGCTGGGAGCCGCAAAATTTATCTGGCTGTTTTCCTTCCTCTGGTGCTATGACATCTTTGCATTTTATTTCGGCTGCTCCTTTGGACGACACAAGATCTGCCCGAGGATCTCGCCCAAGAAATCATGGGAAGGATTTATCGCCGGGCTATCCGGAACTTTCATTGTGGAATTCGCGGTTGCCAGTCATTTTTTTGGCACAGGCGTTTTCACTGTTTCAGTTCTAGCGATAATCGCTTCTGTGATCGGGCATACAGGCGACATCTTCGAATCAGCCTGGAAGCGGCGGGCGAATCTCAAAGACTCATCCAGTATCCTTCCAGGACATGGCGGGGTCTGGGACCGCATCGACGGGGCGATTCTTGTTCTGCCTGCGTTTCTGTTCGTAATGCAGTACTTTGAAATTTAA
- a CDS encoding isoprenyl transferase, which yields MGTENELMSELSRAGTNLPRHIAIIMDGNGRWAKKRFLPRIVGHQEGVKSVRMAVETAGKLGIQYLSLYAFSTENWSRPKDEVNGLMTLLRDYLRREVKKLKKNNVRLSAVGRTHELPAESEKELRKAIAETRDCGGLNLVLALNYSGKTEILDAVNKALEQVTAGPLSESKFKSFFYLPELPDVDLLIRTSGEMRISNFMLWQCAYSEIYVTPRFWPEFRKIDFLRAIQEYTKRERRYGGV from the coding sequence ATGGGAACTGAAAACGAATTGATGAGCGAACTGAGCCGGGCAGGGACCAACCTGCCCCGCCATATCGCCATTATCATGGATGGTAATGGCCGCTGGGCCAAAAAGCGCTTCCTGCCGCGCATCGTGGGACATCAGGAGGGAGTCAAGTCCGTCCGGATGGCGGTGGAAACAGCCGGCAAGCTTGGAATCCAGTATCTCTCCCTTTATGCCTTCTCCACAGAAAACTGGTCACGTCCTAAGGATGAAGTCAATGGTCTGATGACTTTGCTAAGGGATTATCTGCGTCGAGAAGTGAAAAAGCTGAAGAAAAACAATGTCAGGTTGTCCGCTGTCGGCAGAACCCATGAATTACCCGCTGAGTCGGAAAAAGAGCTTAGAAAAGCGATTGCGGAAACCAGGGATTGCGGAGGGCTGAATCTGGTGCTGGCGCTGAATTACAGCGGCAAGACTGAAATCCTCGACGCAGTAAACAAAGCACTGGAGCAGGTCACTGCCGGGCCACTTTCTGAGTCTAAATTCAAGAGCTTCTTCTACCTGCCTGAACTTCCGGATGTGGACCTGCTGATCCGCACGAGCGGCGAGATGCGCATCTCCAATTTCATGCTCTGGCAGTGCGCCTACAGCGAAATCTATGTCACGCCGCGATTCTGGCCTGAATTCAGGAAAATCGATTTTCTGCGCGCGATCCAGGAGTACACCAAGCGCGAACGCCGCTACGGCGGGGTCTGA